From the genome of Leptolyngbya iicbica LK, one region includes:
- a CDS encoding carotenoid oxygenase family protein gives MQTLPSPQNTEVNAAPSFDMDDWRSGYRSQPEEFAYWIDDIEGTIPAELEGTLFRNGPGLLDIHGHRLKHPFDGDGMISSIAFKEGRAYYRNRFVRTEGYVAEQAAGKPLYRGVFGTQKPGGWWANLFDLKLKNIANTHVIYWGGKLLALWEAAEPHRLDPATLATLGLDNLDGLLEPGDAFAAHPKIDPGHPEQGQEPRLVNFSIKTGLSSTIRIHEFAPSGDRVKSYQRSIPGFAFMHDCMITPNYVIFFQNPVSFNPFPFILGFKGAGECVEFNPQAKTNIILIPRHGDGPLKSIEAPAGFVFHHANAFEQDGQVFVDSIVYQDFPSLDEGMTFKDVDFSHVPEGQLWRFALDLEAETSKATCLIDRGCEFPALHPAHVGQTYRYLYIGAVHSSQGNAPLQALLKRDLVTGDEQLWSEAPRGFMGEPVFVPRPQSQAEDDGWLLVLTYNAARRCSDVLILDARDITSGPIARLKLQHHVPYGLHGSFVSEYFGPAAAA, from the coding sequence ATGCAAACGCTGCCTTCGCCTCAAAATACTGAAGTTAATGCTGCCCCGTCCTTTGATATGGATGACTGGCGCAGCGGCTATCGATCACAGCCCGAAGAATTTGCCTACTGGATTGACGACATTGAGGGCACGATTCCCGCTGAGCTGGAAGGCACCCTGTTTCGCAACGGACCGGGACTGCTCGACATCCACGGTCATCGTCTCAAGCATCCCTTTGATGGCGACGGCATGATCAGCAGCATTGCCTTCAAAGAGGGGCGGGCCTACTATCGCAACCGCTTTGTGCGTACTGAGGGCTATGTCGCGGAGCAGGCCGCAGGTAAACCCCTGTACCGGGGCGTATTTGGTACCCAAAAGCCCGGCGGCTGGTGGGCCAATCTGTTTGATCTTAAGCTGAAAAATATCGCCAACACCCACGTCATTTACTGGGGCGGCAAGCTCCTGGCCCTGTGGGAAGCGGCTGAACCGCACCGCCTCGATCCCGCGACTTTAGCCACGCTGGGGCTAGATAACTTAGACGGCTTGCTGGAACCGGGCGATGCGTTTGCCGCCCATCCCAAGATTGATCCGGGCCATCCTGAGCAAGGCCAGGAACCGCGCTTGGTGAATTTTTCGATTAAAACCGGGCTGTCGAGTACGATTCGCATCCATGAGTTTGCGCCGTCGGGCGATCGCGTCAAATCCTACCAGCGCAGCATTCCTGGCTTTGCCTTCATGCACGACTGCATGATCACGCCGAACTACGTCATCTTTTTCCAAAATCCGGTGAGTTTCAATCCCTTTCCGTTCATCTTGGGGTTCAAAGGCGCGGGAGAATGTGTCGAGTTTAATCCCCAAGCGAAAACCAACATCATCTTGATTCCCCGTCATGGTGATGGGCCGCTAAAATCCATCGAAGCTCCGGCGGGCTTTGTCTTTCACCATGCCAATGCGTTTGAGCAGGATGGTCAGGTGTTTGTCGACTCGATTGTTTATCAGGACTTTCCATCGTTGGATGAGGGCATGACCTTCAAAGATGTGGATTTTTCCCACGTGCCGGAAGGTCAGCTTTGGCGTTTTGCGTTGGATCTGGAGGCCGAAACGAGTAAGGCGACCTGTTTAATTGATCGCGGTTGTGAATTTCCTGCCCTGCACCCCGCTCATGTGGGCCAAACTTACCGTTATTTATATATCGGTGCGGTGCACAGTTCCCAGGGCAATGCTCCATTACAGGCGCTGCTGAAGCGCGATTTGGTCACTGGGGATGAACAATTGTGGAGTGAAGCGCCACGCGGCTTTATGGGGGAGCCGGTATTTGTGCCTCGTCCCCAGAGCCAAGCGGAAGATGATGGTTGGCTGCTGGTGTTGACGTATAATGCGGCGCGACGCTGCTCTGATGTACTCATTCTGGATGCGCGGGACATCACTTCTGGCCCGATCGCTCGTTTGAAGCTCCAGCACCATGTGCCCTATGGTTTGCATGGTAGTTTTGTCTCCGAATATTTCGGCCCAGCGGCTGCGGCTTGA
- a CDS encoding folate/biopterin family MFS transporter, producing MTDSSIQKSSWQQFVEKRILFGQEASLELTAILLVYFVQGILGLARLAVSFFLKDDLGLTPAEVAALTGIAAAPWTIKPLLGFMSDGFPILGYRRRPYLILSGLLGAASWLAMATVVNTAWVAIAAITLSSLSVAVGDVIVDSLVVERARRESQSDAGTLQSLAWGSSALGGIITAYLGGLLLEYVGTRSVFGVTATFPLVVSLVAWWIAEDPVTETSTWQVIGGQIKQLKGAVSQKVIWMPALFLFLWQATPTADSAFFFFTTNDLGFEPEFLGRVRLVTSIAALLGVWIFQRFLKAVPFRTIFAWSTVLSTLLGFTMLLLVTHTNRALGIGDEWFSLGDSLILTVMGEISFMPVLVLSARICPPGVEATLFALLMSIVNLAGLLSHEFGAILTHWLGVTETNFDNLWLLVTLTNLSTLLPLPLLFLLPTTSAQGEGTIASSASLKASQSEQFMPDVDISAPVPLPLGAVESET from the coding sequence ATGACCGACTCTTCCATTCAAAAGAGCAGCTGGCAGCAGTTTGTGGAAAAACGCATTCTGTTTGGTCAGGAGGCTTCGTTAGAACTCACCGCGATTTTGCTGGTGTACTTTGTGCAAGGCATTTTGGGCCTGGCGCGGTTGGCGGTGAGCTTCTTTCTGAAAGACGATTTGGGGCTGACCCCTGCCGAAGTGGCGGCCTTGACGGGGATCGCTGCTGCGCCCTGGACGATTAAGCCGCTGTTGGGCTTTATGTCTGATGGATTCCCGATTTTGGGGTATCGGCGGCGGCCTTATCTCATCCTGTCGGGACTGCTGGGAGCCGCGTCTTGGTTGGCGATGGCGACGGTGGTGAATACGGCTTGGGTGGCGATCGCCGCCATTACTCTCAGTTCTCTCTCCGTGGCAGTTGGCGATGTGATTGTCGATTCCCTTGTGGTAGAGCGAGCGCGGCGAGAGTCGCAGAGCGATGCAGGAACGCTGCAATCGCTGGCCTGGGGCTCGTCGGCTTTGGGCGGCATCATCACGGCCTATCTCGGTGGTCTGCTGCTGGAATATGTGGGCACGCGATCGGTCTTTGGCGTCACGGCGACGTTTCCGCTGGTCGTTTCTCTCGTGGCCTGGTGGATTGCCGAAGATCCGGTCACCGAAACCTCGACTTGGCAAGTGATTGGCGGACAAATTAAACAGCTCAAAGGCGCGGTGAGCCAAAAGGTGATTTGGATGCCCGCGCTGTTCCTGTTTCTCTGGCAAGCGACGCCGACGGCGGACTCTGCCTTCTTCTTTTTCACCACCAATGATTTGGGGTTTGAGCCCGAATTTTTGGGGCGGGTGCGCCTCGTGACGAGTATCGCCGCCTTATTGGGCGTCTGGATCTTTCAGCGCTTTCTGAAGGCGGTGCCTTTCCGCACAATTTTTGCCTGGTCCACGGTGTTGTCAACGCTGCTGGGCTTCACGATGTTGCTGCTGGTGACCCACACCAATCGGGCTCTGGGCATCGGCGACGAATGGTTTAGCCTGGGCGACAGCTTGATTTTGACTGTCATGGGCGAAATTTCGTTTATGCCCGTCCTGGTTTTATCCGCCCGCATCTGTCCGCCTGGGGTAGAGGCGACCCTGTTTGCCCTGCTCATGTCAATCGTGAATTTGGCGGGGCTGCTCTCCCATGAGTTTGGCGCGATTTTGACTCATTGGCTGGGCGTCACCGAAACCAATTTTGACAATTTGTGGCTGCTGGTGACGTTGACTAACTTGTCGACGTTGCTGCCGCTGCCGCTACTGTTTTTGTTGCCCACCACGTCGGCTCAGGGAGAAGGGACGATCGCTTCCAGCGCTTCCCTCAAAGCTAGCCAATCCGAGCAGTTCATGCCCGATGTCGATATCAGTGCACCCGTGCCTCTGCCGCTGGGGGCCGTGGAGTCAGAAACATGA
- a CDS encoding Hsp20/alpha crystallin family protein → MIVRYWHPFQEVETLRRQLDSVFNEVSNAMDSPAAWTPAIRLVENEDQYVLTVQLSGIIPDSIDIQATRESIVISGERQQPEVPEGDRVLHDDIHYGNFRRVVNLPEAIQNDAVSANFEHGFLTLTLPKVEEVRNKVVKVSLKGQTAENPQELPEADA, encoded by the coding sequence ATGATTGTTCGTTACTGGCATCCTTTCCAAGAAGTTGAAACTCTCCGCCGTCAACTCGACAGCGTTTTCAATGAAGTCAGCAACGCCATGGACTCACCCGCGGCATGGACGCCTGCCATTCGTTTGGTGGAAAACGAAGATCAGTACGTTTTGACCGTTCAGCTATCAGGCATTATCCCTGACAGCATTGACATTCAGGCCACTCGTGAAAGCATTGTGATTAGCGGTGAGCGTCAACAGCCGGAGGTCCCAGAAGGCGATCGCGTACTCCACGACGACATTCACTACGGCAATTTCCGTCGCGTTGTGAATCTGCCAGAAGCCATTCAAAATGATGCTGTATCGGCCAACTTTGAGCATGGTTTCCTAACCCTAACCCTGCCTAAAGTGGAAGAAGTTCGCAACAAAGTTGTGAAAGTCAGCCTGAAGGGTCAAACCGCAGAAAACCCTCAAGAGTTGCCCGAAGCGGATGCTTAA
- the prfC gene encoding peptide chain release factor 3, whose protein sequence is MATSTVSETVLAEEVEKRRNFAIISHPDAGKTTLTEKLLLYGGAIHEAGAVKARRAQRHATSDWMEMEQQRGISITSTVLQFDYRDVRINLLDTPGHQDFSEDTYRTLAAADNAVMLEDAAKGLEPQTRKLFEVCRMRSLPIFTFFNKMDRPAREPLELLDEIEQELGLATYAVNWPIGMGEQFRGVFDRRKRQFHLFERTAHGSKAAGKTVLDLGDPRIEDLVDQDLYYQFKEELEMIEELGAELDLAAIHAGQLSPVFFGSAMTNFGVQLFLDAFLDYALKPAPRNSTQGEIEPTAEDFSGFVFKLQANMDPKHRDRVAFIRVCSGKFEKDMVVNHARSGKNVRLSHPQKLFAQGRESLEEAYPGDVIGLNNPGVFAIGDTIYQGQKLEYEGIPCFSPELFAYLKNPNPSKFKQFHKGVTELREEGAVQIMFSADESKRDPILAAVGQLQFEVVQFRLQNEYNVETRLEPLPYSVARWVEGGWEALDKAGRLFNTTTVKDSWGRPVLLFRNEWNVGQVEGDHPGLKLRKTAPVVSGQQVEDL, encoded by the coding sequence ATGGCAACATCGACCGTTTCTGAAACAGTTTTGGCCGAAGAGGTAGAAAAGCGCCGCAATTTTGCGATCATCTCTCACCCTGACGCGGGTAAAACGACCCTGACTGAAAAGCTGTTGCTGTATGGAGGTGCCATCCACGAAGCCGGGGCCGTCAAAGCGCGGCGAGCCCAGCGCCACGCCACCTCTGACTGGATGGAGATGGAGCAACAGCGCGGCATTTCGATTACCTCGACGGTGTTGCAGTTTGACTACCGCGACGTGCGCATCAATCTGCTGGATACACCGGGCCACCAAGACTTTAGTGAAGACACCTACCGGACGCTGGCGGCGGCGGACAATGCGGTCATGCTGGAAGATGCCGCTAAAGGCTTGGAACCGCAGACCCGCAAGCTGTTTGAAGTGTGTCGGATGCGATCGCTGCCCATCTTCACCTTCTTCAACAAGATGGATCGCCCGGCACGTGAACCGCTGGAATTACTCGACGAAATTGAGCAGGAATTGGGCCTCGCGACCTACGCCGTGAACTGGCCCATCGGCATGGGCGAACAGTTTCGTGGTGTCTTTGATCGCCGCAAGCGCCAGTTCCATCTCTTTGAACGAACGGCTCACGGTAGTAAGGCCGCCGGCAAAACCGTTTTGGACTTAGGCGATCCGCGTATCGAAGATTTAGTCGATCAAGACCTCTATTATCAGTTCAAAGAAGAGCTCGAAATGATCGAAGAGCTAGGAGCTGAGTTGGATTTGGCGGCGATTCACGCCGGGCAGCTCTCCCCGGTCTTTTTTGGGAGCGCCATGACTAACTTTGGCGTGCAGCTTTTCCTCGACGCTTTTTTGGACTACGCGCTGAAGCCCGCGCCGCGCAACAGTACGCAAGGAGAGATCGAGCCCACTGCGGAGGATTTCTCCGGCTTTGTGTTTAAGCTACAGGCCAATATGGACCCGAAACATCGCGATCGCGTGGCGTTTATTCGCGTCTGCTCCGGCAAGTTTGAGAAAGACATGGTGGTCAACCATGCGCGATCGGGCAAAAACGTGCGCCTCTCTCACCCCCAAAAGTTGTTTGCACAAGGTCGCGAATCCCTGGAAGAGGCTTATCCCGGCGATGTCATCGGCCTGAATAATCCCGGGGTGTTTGCGATCGGCGACACCATTTATCAAGGCCAAAAGCTGGAATACGAAGGTATTCCTTGCTTCTCGCCCGAACTATTTGCCTATCTCAAAAATCCCAATCCCTCAAAGTTCAAGCAATTCCACAAAGGCGTGACCGAGCTGCGGGAAGAAGGCGCAGTCCAAATCATGTTCTCTGCCGACGAATCGAAGCGCGACCCCATTCTGGCAGCAGTCGGGCAACTCCAGTTCGAAGTGGTGCAGTTCCGTCTGCAAAACGAGTACAACGTTGAAACCCGGTTGGAACCGCTGCCCTACAGCGTGGCTCGCTGGGTCGAAGGGGGTTGGGAAGCGTTGGACAAAGCCGGTCGTCTCTTCAACACCACAACGGTCAAAGATAGCTGGGGGCGTCCGGTGCTCTTATTCCGCAATGAGTGGAATGTGGGGCAAGTGGAGGGCGATCATCCAGGCCTGAAGTTGCGCAAAACCGCCCCTGTGGTCTCCGGTCAGCAAGTCGAGGATCTGTAA